A window of Bacteroidota bacterium contains these coding sequences:
- a CDS encoding ATP-dependent Clp protease ATP-binding subunit, translating into MEAKFSPRVKDVITYSREEALRLGHDYIGTEHLLLGIIRDGEGMAIKIMQALGVNLTELRRFIEQSIKTPAKPTNNLQNIPLIKQAEKALKITYLEAKVFKSAMIGTEHLLLSILKVEDNLAASILAKFNVDYEAVKAELELLLTNPDASSMGDAPRADLPGSASEDDDADDASSFTQGAKKPVDPKSKTPVLDNFGRDLTKAAEEDKLDPIVGREKEIERVSQILSRRKKNNPILIGEPGVGKSAIAEGLALRIVQKKVSRTLFGKRVVTLDLASLVAGTKYRGQFEERMKAVMNELEKSPDVILFIDEIHTIIGAGGASGSLDASNMFKPALARGEIQCIGATTLDEYRQYIEKDGALERRFQKVLVEPANEEESLEILKNIKEKYEDHHNVTYTDEALKACVTLTQRYLSDRHLPDKAIDAMDEVGARVHITNINVPQNVIDIEKKLEEVKSQKNKVVRSQKYEEAAKLRDTERQLLEQLEAAKKVWEEETKNNREMVSEDNVAEVVAMMTGVPVQRIAQNESSRLLTMYDSIHGKVIGQDDAIRKIVKAIQRNRAGLKDPNKPIGSFIFLGPTGVGKTQLAKILSKYLFDSDDALVRIDMSEYMEKFAVSRLIGAPPGYVGYEEGGQLTEKIRRKPYSVVLLDEIEKAHPDVFNLLLQALDDGQLTDSLGRKIDFKNTIIIMTSNIGSRQLKDFGQGVGFTTAAKSGASDANAKSVIENALKKAFAPEFLNRIDDVVIFNSLSREDIHQIIDIELANLYGRIDTLGFKIKMTEEAKDFIAEKGYDSSFGARPLKRAIQKYLEDPLAEEIIKSKLSEGDVIDVGFDAEKKEITLKVTKGKKKKAKEE; encoded by the coding sequence ATGGAAGCGAAATTTTCACCCCGGGTTAAAGACGTTATCACCTACAGCAGGGAAGAGGCGTTGCGATTAGGTCACGACTATATTGGCACAGAACATTTATTGCTGGGAATTATCAGAGACGGCGAAGGAATGGCGATAAAAATTATGCAAGCTTTGGGTGTAAACCTGACTGAATTGCGCAGATTTATTGAGCAATCCATAAAAACTCCTGCCAAGCCCACCAACAATTTACAAAACATTCCACTTATTAAGCAAGCGGAAAAGGCTTTGAAAATTACTTATCTGGAAGCAAAAGTGTTTAAGAGTGCCATGATTGGAACCGAGCATTTGTTGCTCTCCATCTTAAAAGTGGAAGACAATTTGGCTGCTTCCATATTAGCAAAGTTTAATGTGGATTATGAAGCGGTGAAAGCAGAATTGGAATTATTGCTTACCAACCCTGATGCTTCCTCAATGGGTGATGCTCCCCGAGCTGATTTGCCGGGAAGTGCCAGCGAAGACGATGATGCAGATGATGCAAGCAGCTTTACACAAGGTGCTAAAAAACCGGTTGATCCCAAATCAAAAACTCCGGTACTTGATAATTTTGGACGTGATTTAACTAAAGCAGCTGAAGAAGATAAATTAGACCCAATTGTAGGCCGCGAGAAAGAAATTGAACGCGTTTCTCAAATTCTTAGCCGCCGAAAAAAGAACAATCCCATTTTAATTGGTGAGCCGGGAGTTGGAAAATCAGCTATTGCCGAAGGTTTGGCTTTGCGCATTGTTCAGAAAAAAGTATCGCGCACCTTATTTGGAAAGCGCGTCGTTACCTTGGATTTAGCCTCTTTAGTTGCGGGAACAAAATACCGCGGACAGTTTGAAGAGCGCATGAAGGCGGTAATGAACGAATTGGAAAAATCGCCGGATGTGATTTTGTTTATTGATGAAATACATACCATTATCGGTGCAGGCGGTGCTTCGGGATCTTTAGATGCCAGCAACATGTTTAAGCCGGCTTTAGCCAGAGGTGAAATTCAATGCATTGGAGCCACTACTTTAGATGAATACCGTCAATACATCGAAAAAGATGGAGCATTAGAAAGACGTTTTCAGAAGGTGCTTGTGGAACCAGCCAATGAAGAAGAATCCTTAGAAATTTTAAAAAACATCAAAGAAAAATACGAAGACCATCACAACGTAACTTATACGGATGAGGCATTAAAAGCTTGTGTAACGCTTACACAACGCTACCTCAGCGATCGCCACCTTCCCGATAAGGCTATTGATGCCATGGATGAAGTAGGAGCGAGGGTGCACATTACCAACATTAATGTACCACAAAATGTGATTGATATTGAGAAGAAATTAGAGGAAGTTAAATCTCAAAAAAATAAAGTTGTTCGCAGCCAGAAATACGAAGAAGCTGCAAAATTGCGTGATACAGAGCGCCAATTGCTCGAACAATTAGAAGCAGCAAAAAAAGTGTGGGAGGAAGAAACCAAGAACAACCGAGAAATGGTGAGCGAAGATAATGTTGCGGAAGTGGTAGCCATGATGACAGGTGTGCCGGTGCAACGTATCGCTCAAAATGAAAGCTCTCGTTTGTTAACCATGTACGATTCCATTCACGGTAAAGTAATTGGACAAGACGATGCCATTCGCAAAATTGTAAAGGCCATTCAGCGTAACCGTGCCGGTTTAAAAGATCCGAACAAACCTATTGGTTCTTTTATTTTCTTAGGTCCTACCGGTGTAGGAAAAACGCAATTAGCAAAGATTTTAAGTAAGTATTTGTTTGATAGTGATGATGCCTTGGTGCGCATTGACATGAGCGAATACATGGAAAAATTTGCGGTTTCACGTTTAATTGGGGCACCTCCGGGATATGTGGGTTATGAAGAAGGCGGACAGTTAACTGAAAAAATTCGCAGAAAGCCGTATTCAGTTGTGTTGTTAGACGAAATTGAAAAGGCGCATCCGGATGTATTTAATTTATTGCTTCAAGCTTTGGATGATGGACAATTGACGGATAGTTTGGGAAGAAAAATTGATTTTAAAAATACCATCATCATCATGACTTCCAACATTGGTTCACGCCAATTGAAAGATTTTGGACAGGGTGTTGGATTTACCACAGCGGCAAAATCAGGCGCAAGCGATGCCAATGCTAAAAGTGTGATTGAAAATGCATTAAAAAAAGCATTTGCACCGGAATTCTTGAATCGGATTGATGATGTGGTAATATTTAATTCACTTAGCCGCGAAGACATACACCAAATTATTGATATTGAATTGGCGAATTTATATGGTAGAATCGACACTTTAGGCTTTAAGATTAAGATGACAGAAGAGGCCAAAGATTTTATTGCTGAAAAGGGCTACGATAGCAGTTTTGGAGCACGTCCATTAAAAAGGGCAATTCAAAAATACTTGGAAGATCCTTTAGCTGAAGAAATCATAAAATCAAAACTGAGTGAAGGCGATGTGATTGATGTGGGCTTTGATGCCGAGAAAAAGGAAATCACTCTTAAAGTAACTAAGGGTAAGAAAAAGAAAGCCAAAGAGGAATAG